Part of the Nicotiana sylvestris chromosome 5, ASM39365v2, whole genome shotgun sequence genome is shown below.
CTAAGTTTACATAGTGAAAAAGGTCAGCTCATATATCACAGAATTCACAAGTCTCTTCTTCTCTCTTAAACCCCAAACTTTCCCAACTAATCTCACAACACAATCTCAGCTGGCACTGTGCTGTTGCAAGTCATCTCCATTTCTTCATCCTGAGATCTATCTAGAAAGAGAAAAATGGCGGAAGAGAAAGACCCAACATCAGTACCACTGAGTCAAGCCACTGAAGATCCTGAAGACCCCATCAAATCACCTCCCTCTTCCCCTAATTCTTCTACCCGCAAGGTCTGTTTTTGTTTTTAATTATCAAATGCTGcccgtcttttttttttttttgggctgCTCTTATTTTCTGAGGAAATTTACTCTTGCTTATAAATCCAACTTAGataataaaaaggggaaaatacaACAAATCCTAGGAGAGCAAAAAACACTGAGGTGATTTTTTCCCATTTGCTTACTGTAGGCAGAGTTACTTGGTGCCTGTGTGttggtgggaggtagcaggtaccTTGTGGAATAATGGAGGTGGGCACAAGCTGGGTAGGACATTACTGTCACAGAAAAAATGGTGAATAccctcccaaaaaaaaaaaagaagaagaaagggggATAGGTATTCTTCTTTGCTATAGGAAGTGCTATTCATGTTGCAATGTTTTGAGTTTGAACACATGGTGGCAAAAACAGGAAAAAAGAAGGTTGTTTAAATGGGAAATGGTCCTAGATCTTTGTTATTACACGTTGTGTCATTCTTACCAGTAGTATTAGTATTATTCCTGATTTCTTATTTCTAGATCTTTGTTATTACAGGTTctgtctttgttttttttcttcttgttgttgttattgttattgttggttGCTTCCATTTCACTGTTCCTTGAGCGGAGGGTTTAtcggaaataacctctctaccttcacaaggttgGGGTAAGGTTTGCGTGCACATTACCatccccagactccacttgtgcgattacactaggtttgttgttgttgctgtataaATGGGAAGTGGGTGCTTGTGCTTGATATTTTAATTTTGGGGTCAAATGGTAGTATATATCAACAATATTTGAACCACCAATTTGGAAAACCGGTACCTTTATAAGTGTATGGAGAATACTAATATATACTGAAGTCAAACAGGAGTTGATTCCTTAAATGGGATTTTGATACTTGTTCATCTTATCTGCTCAAGTAAAAAGGTTGTGAATTGGGGATTTTAATTTTTCTTGCGTTGTGGGGTTATCGATTAATTAGAATCAATTTATGCACAAAAAGTAAACTCTAATATTCTGGATGTGAAAATGTAGGAAATGAGCATTCTAATAACAACACGTTGATTTTGATATGATCAAAGTCATAAACTTTGTTTATCTTATCTGCTTTATGGGAAATGGAGTTGATTATTTGGGTTGGGGGTTTAGCGTCAATTTATGCACGCCAAACATAAGTTCTTGTCTTCAAGTTGGGAAAATTTATGTGGTAAAACTTAAAATCCTCTTTATCAAAATAAAAAGAGTTACTGTTAGAAATCCTTTAGCTACTTAGTCCTTTATCTGGTTATTATGAAAAATTCGAGTACCTTTTAACAGCTTGAATCAAGAAAAGAAGTCCAAACTGGAAAACAAGTGGGCCAAGTCAGACTAAATTCTTTAGAAAATCCAGTTTCTTTGAAAAGTTGAGCTGTATATCCGCTATTCATTTCCTACCCAGTACCACTATATATTCTGCATATGCTTATAATTAACTTGAATCCAGAAACCAAACTCGAAAATGATTGGTCAATGCGAgaaaaaatgatttaaaaatcCAGGTTCTTTAGAGGGTAACAGTTTGATAGATAGTTGAGATGTTTTTTCTCTAATCCTTTTAATACCAACTGTACTCCAATATACTTTCAGTCTGGAACTTATTTGTGCTTTCTTGTGTATATTTAGTGAGAATTTTGAGAAGAAACGGACATATTTAAGCAATTCTCTCTATACATATGCCTGTAGGCAGTTTACTTGCAGATGTCTAAATAGTTTTTGATACACCCTTTTCAGGCTTGCTGTTATTTTCTTCAAAGCTGGGTGTCTAAGAAGTTTATGACTGGATGGTAATTTGCTTTTTGCATCTGTTTCTTTGCCTATTTTGATAGGTTCTGCCAAGCGCTAACCACTCTATACTTTGAAATCGCAGTGTAGTTCTCTTTCCGGTAGCAGTTACATTCTTTGTGACGTGGTGGTTTATTCAGTTTGTTGATGGCTTCTTCAGTCCACTATATGAACAACTTGGCATTGACATATTTGGTAATTTCATTTTCCACTTTCCAAAAATTTGATAGCTGCAGTTAGTTTTTTGCATTAAGATGGTTTATCCATCTTCTTGATACTTAATTGTTCAGTACTCCTACACATTCAAGATCCAACTCGTATTTCATTTTCAGATACTTTATCATTGGGCATACCTGTGATTCAACAAGATAATATTGCAACTTTATCTTTGTATTTGAACGTGTCAGCTGCATGGAACTCTTTATAAGCATTATGTACATAGTTATTATCTCCTTGCATCAAGAAGACAAGGAACAAAAGGAATATTATGAGCTCTCACTACTTGGACTTCGGTGAAGAGTCAGAGGGAAATATGAGCAAGGAGAAGCTTTaatgtttatatatttttttggtcGTGTTGTCAGGATACTTGTCAACTTTGATTATTTGTTTTCATACTAGTAGAGCTTGGATTAAAGTTTAGTTTGTGGTAACTGAGCATACCAACTATATACAGCTATATAAGACTGAGGTGCTCGTGGTTGACTAGCATAACTACAAGAACAAGGATTGAACATCCTCAGATTGATTGTGCTTTACTTTCTTAGTtaaaagaactgatcccacgacaTAACCTGGTGTTAACAATATttcattttaaaagaaaaacacCTTGTGTTAGCAACTATGCAGTGGTTCCTGCTGATCATAGGAGAGAGCATGGTATCAATTGCAAAAGAATTCTGACCAATTTGTATGAATTGTTTTTGCTCTTAGAAACCGTGATGCTGAGATCagcatatatataaatacatGACTTTTGTTCCCTATTAAAAAAAGACTTCTCTTCCCATGAGTTGTAAATGCCTTTCGCTTGTGAGGAAGCAGTTCGTTCTATTCTTTGTCATCAATTATCTAGTATTTCATCAGTTGTAGTACGTCATGTTTGGAGGTGATGGAGGTCGCTGGTAAAAATCCCATTATGTTGTGTGTTATCTTTCCATGTGTCATGCATGATTGATAAATCTCATGTTTCCATGAATTTGGCTGATGTGTTCCCACCTCCCTACTTGTATCAAATGTTGTTTTGTCCATTGTATATTGGCCAGATCTCCTGATCTTTGAGACACTTGTTGGTGGTGCAGGACTTGGATTTGTCACATCTCTAGTTTTTGTGTTCTTCGTTGGAGTTTTTGTTTCGTCTTGGCTGGGTGCTAGTGTTTTCTGGATTGGGGAATGGATTATTAAGCGAATGCCATTTGTCAGACACTTATATTCAGCTTCAAAGCAGATTAGTTCTGCAGTATCTCCTGGTAAGCTACAGAATTTTATTCTTGTGGATAGAAGACAGAGAGGAAATGAAACTTGCCTTCTCTTTGATACTGGAAAAGGCAAGTAGTGGTGCACATATCGAATCACTTATGGACCCATCTCTTGCAACTTTCAGCCTGAGAGAGAATGGGGAAAAGAGGAGAATGGAGTTAATTCAGGATAGATTGTGCAAAAATGCTTTTTTATAATTTACAGAATATATTACTCTATTTCTTTCATCGCAATAGGGTagataacaaaagaaagaaaatgaaaggaTAATCTCTTTCGGAAGAGCGAATTCGGAGCTGTGAAGTAAAAAAACGTGAAATCTGAACTGAACTTTCATTTGGTGTACTAGACTTTCATTTCAATAAACCAAAGTGTCAAAAAGCATGGGAATCAGGACCACCGAGACAGATAATAAATCAAAATTGTGCTTTGAAGTCTATAAATACTTAATTTGGGGAGTTGAGGTTGCTTCATGGAGTATTTTGCTTTTGCTGCGTTTTCTTATTAGTTTGTGTTCTTGATATTGACTTTTCATTCTTATATAATCTGCAGATCAAAATACCACTGCTTTTAAGGAAGTGGCAATCATTCGTCATCCTCGTGTGGGTGAATATGCTTTTGGTTTTATAACATCATCAGTAACCCTTCAGGTACTTGTTCTGGATATCATTTTTTCCCTTAAGATAACATGCTGTAAGGGAAAACCATTTTCTTTATCATTTTTAAAATGCCTGTTCTCATTTGCTGCTATAGTAGACTAGATAAAGCTGCCATTTGAGTTTCTCTTTAGCTTAATTTCAGTATCAAGTTCATGTTTTCCTAGTGGTATCTAATTTTCGTGCAAGGTTTTACTGGGCTATATTCTTTTCCCTTCTAGCTTGTAGTGACTCATAAATGCTGAATGTCCTTTTATTTGATAAGTGCTGATTGTCCTTTTGATGTGCATAAGTTCTTACACTTGAGAAACCAGCATTTTCCAATGATAATCCCCTAAtgttctttctctctctctctctctctcgcgcGCGCGCAGTGGGTAGAGATGAGAAGCAGAAAGAGCGACTACTAAACTAGAACAAGCAAAAAGAGCATTTTATTATTTTGTTGGCTGATATCAATATTCAACATTGACTATTTTCTGGATTGCAGACAGATGAAGGGGATGAAGAATTGTGTAGTGTTTTTGTTCCTACAAACCATTTGTATATTGGTGATATACTTCTAGTTAACGCCAAAGACGTTATAAGACCAAATTTGTCCATCCGTGAAGGCATTGGTACGTTTTCTAGCTTTTGACAACTCATCCTTAAAATGATCGCTCCTTGTTTAGTACTAATAGCTTGGTGACTGGTCGAAGCATGCATCTTATTTAATGATCTTTAGTTTAGTAAATCATATATCTTTGTAAAAGTTATGGTAAAGCTATGTGCAAATGCCTCTTTGGCCGCCCCCGTCATGCATTACACTTACATGGAAGATCAAAGTATCTGAACAAGACATTGATGTTAATGAATTTTGGGTTTGTTAATGAAACTGTTCTCAAGTGTTTCTAACATTGAAGCCAAAATGCAGAGATCATTGTTTCCGGAGGAATGACGATGCCACAAAGGATTTCTCATGTGGAAAGGGTTGCAGGACAAAGTGAAAGAATCCCACTGAATAGAATTAAGTAACAATGGTGATGAATATGGTCAATGTAGGATGTTTGTAATTAATTAGTATGGTGGGACTGTGTTGCTAAGGAGGAAGAGATCATATATACATTGCTGTTTTTTCTCATTTGCTCTGCCTTCAGTTTGTTATTATTATGTCCTTCTTAGTTTGAAGCAAAGTTGTTAAAGGTTTAATTCCCATCCACTTCCAGGGAATGAAACATCCAACCAAGATGTGTCAGTTATCATGTTACCCCAACTGGGATGAATGTTAAAATATTAGTAAGTGATAGTATGTAAGTTAATAATATACAATTATTAATGAATCGTTTAATTAAGTCTTACTTCTTTAGCTGAGGGTCTATCGAAGATAATTTTTCTGCCCGTTCAGGGTAGGAGTAAGGTCAGGTACATCCACCTTCCCTAGATCCCATTTGTGAGAATACACTAAGTCGTCGTTGTTGTTTAATTAAGTTTTACGTAAATGTTTCTGGTGAGTTAACTTATAAGCCTTTAAACAAAGTTTCTTGTAATTATTACTTATCGGAAAGCAGATTTTATGTGAATATAGGGGGTCATTTGCTTCATAGGATTTGAAGCTTATGAGTTTGGGATTTAAGTTCTTTTAAATTACtggttttaaattagtaatttgtatatattcaatatatttttaagacaaatacaagGGTTTAACCCAAACCCATTCAACCCGCCCAAAGATTAATGGGTTAGGCTACAAACATTTTAGCTCATGGATCAATTTGGGCCGAGTCCAAGTTGATTATTTTTTATAACCCATTCTGATCCATTAAGCAATCCAAATACGACCCATGAAACTCACCAAAAACAAAGGGATCTCAACCCAACTTATCtagaaatttatttagttgccccaattttactttttatttttttatttttttatttttgtattttcaaaggTCTCATGAACTACTACTAAAAAcctactttgtttttgttttgtttgtggaCAAACGAGATCCGGTCAGGCCTATGACTGGATCCTTTTAGATCTACGGGCCGGCCGGCCCCGGCCGTTTACATGAGCATAGGGAATCTATACTTGAGCGTTCCACTGGCCCCTGACAGGATAGGTGAAGAATCACTCTGGATCTTCTTTTTTTGGGCTACAACTTCGCCGAGCCGACTAACATCCCTTTCCACTGTGCATTTTTCGAACAAAGAAGACGACTATAGGATCGaatttttttgtgtatttttaattttctgttttttgtCTTTCTGCACCCCCCCGCCCCCGCGCAAAACCccctaaattttttttatttttttattttttttgtattttcaatttttttttgttttcctgcACCACCCACCCATCCTACCCCACCTCCCCACGGCGTAAACCCCCTCAAaaaaaaattttactttttttttttattttcatttttctgtttttttatttttctgcaccaccctaCACCCTCTCCCCTTCCCCCAGCAACCCTCTcaagatttttttttgtattttcaattttctgtttcttatttttatttttctgcaccacccacccaccccaaCCCCCCTCCCCCCCTTCCAAACCCCCACCCCTACCCCCATCCCCTCCCGCAAAATATTTTTCAACTTACACATTTTAAGGTAAAAAACTTTTTTATGCAAGATGAACATGGTTCTAAAACATAGGCCAAGCTGGGCGGGTTGGATTATTATAGCCCAAATACACTTTGGGCTGGATTGGACAATGACCCATTTATTGACCTAACCCATCTTGACCCACCCAAATTCAGCCCAACCCGCCCATTTTCCACCCCTACTACTGGGTTTAGTGAACCTGTACTCAGGGGCTAGCTCTGCCCTGGAAGATTCCTATGCTAAAATTGTGGTGGAACTTATATACGTAAATCTTTTTGGTTTAACTATCCAAATCTAAAGACTAAACCTGAATGAAAGGTAAAACGCTTCTTATCAAATGGTTGAAACTTATTTTCAATAGTGATTTTGAAGAATATCAACCATAAGAAGTAGATGAGTGGTTAAAAAGTATAATTGCGTGGACGTTATATTCCGAGTTTTGGGTTAGCAGAATCGTAATTGTATTCACTAATCAAACAAAGGAACGCACATTTGGTTGAAGGATAATAATAGGACAATGGCTTTATTACGTCCTTATGGTAATATTGTATTCACCTCTTTTTTTACTTTTCCCTTTGTACTAGAGCTGACATACAAACTAATGACTACTGTCTTATTCTGTGTCTTACTAATATTAGTTTCGTTTTATTACCCTATCTATGTAAGGCACCCCCAACGGAGCCATTGGACCAGTCACAAAATTTAATATGCAAATTGACACCCCAATTTGAAAGAGAATAATAGtgaagaggaagaaaaaggatTCAGATCCTTGACCAGATTTCTATCATTTGCATCTCTCTAttattgttatgggttgtttatacACCTATATTATCAACTACCTTCAATAATTTATTATGTACTCCATCCGTTTCAAATTAGATGGGGTACTTCCTTTTTGacctgttccaaaataaataacaTATTTCTAAATTAGAAAATAATTCAtctttaaactttttattttacctttaatgagaaacttttataaccacacaaatatcatgGCCCCAAAAAGCTTTtatcccttaagcttttaagatcacaagtttcaaaagtcttttttttttaaaactccgtgccgagtcaaactacctcatctaaattgaaacagagggagtaactAATAAGGCGGCTCACTCGAAAGCTAGTAAAGCCTTTGCTTTAGATCCAAAAAATTTTGGACTCCAATAGTTTTTAGTAGTAAATTTATGGTTTTATTTTGCTTATAAATATTGAAGTTTGTAGAAATGTACAAAATGgttattaaaaaataaagaaagaaagactacctaatttctaacaaaagaattattttagaattttgaatTAGACCATTCAAACCTTTCATATTAGTAAATAGAATTTTTTTACAACAAGATCCTAGGTAATGTATTACAAATACATGACTAGTATCCTATTAAATTAAATTAATCTTTaacaatataaatatataaaaaatttatTATGAACTTAAAGGCTTTAGGCCATTAATTTTATTGAGCAGTCCTTAGCAAGTAATCTTGATTACCATCTAATCTTTCCTTAAATCACTATGCATGCTCTTTTTTTCACCCTATATCTTCATCCTTTGCTTAAAAATGCTAACAAAATATATATAGACCATCAAGTTGATACTAGGAATTGGGATCCAATAACCATAGGAAAAAGATGCCCCAAATTCTCTCACTTATTCTTTGCTGACGACCTTACCTTAATGGCAAAGGTAAATGATAAATCATGCCATGCCATTAAAAATGGACTAGACCTATTTTGTGACCTATCAGGTAAATGAATTAACAGCTCT
Proteins encoded:
- the LOC104246767 gene encoding protein LIKE COV 2-like; the encoded protein is MAEEKDPTSVPLSQATEDPEDPIKSPPSSPNSSTRKACCYFLQSWVSKKFMTGCVVLFPVAVTFFVTWWFIQFVDGFFSPLYEQLGIDIFGLGFVTSLVFVFFVGVFVSSWLGASVFWIGEWIIKRMPFVRHLYSASKQISSAVSPDQNTTAFKEVAIIRHPRVGEYAFGFITSSVTLQTDEGDEELCSVFVPTNHLYIGDILLVNAKDVIRPNLSIREGIEIIVSGGMTMPQRISHVERVAGQSERIPLNRIK